A part of Rhodamnia argentea isolate NSW1041297 chromosome 8, ASM2092103v1, whole genome shotgun sequence genomic DNA contains:
- the LOC115755737 gene encoding uncharacterized protein LOC115755737, whose product MSNLPKCHVVEVRKFRIPDEEQRACCSNESGSEIEGVGVASEKGRSSSASECSAGVDLEGGGAPEIKADLANVERDCRICHLSLDAANQESGVAIELGCSCKDDLAAAHILCAEAWFQIKGNKVCEICGSTARNVTGANEAELMEQWNEASDAATTTAVTAPLPVQPTETRNFWQGHRFLNFLLACMVFAFVISWLFHFNIPS is encoded by the exons ATGTCAAATTTGCCGAAATGCCATGTTGTTGAAGTCCGAAAGTTTCGCATTCCAGATGAGGAGCAGAGAGCTTGCTGCTCCAATGAGTCTGGCTCTGAGATTGAAGGTGTCGGCGTTGCATCTGAGAAAGGCAGGTCGTCCTCTGCGTCGGAGTGCTCTGCAGGGGTGGATCTTGAAGGTGGGGGGGCTCCTGAGATCAAGGCGGATTTGGCAAACGTGGAGAGAGATTGCAGGATTTGCCATCTGAGCTTGGATGCAGCAAATCAAGAATCTGGGGTGGCCATTGAGTTGGGCTGTTCTTGCAAGGATGACTTGGCTGCTGCTCATATACTCTGTGCTGAGGCTTGGTTCCAGATAAAGGGCAACAA AGTTTGTGAGATCTGTGGATCGACTGCACGGAATGTGACTGGCGCTAATGAGGCTGAGTTGATGGAGCAGTGGAACGAGGCAAGTGACGCTGCCACCACCACGGCAGTGACTGCTCCACTGCCCGTGCAACCAACAGAGACAAGGAACTTCTGGCAGGGCCACCGCTTTCTGAACTTTCTCCTTGCTTGTATGGTTTTTGCTTTTGTTATCTCTTGGCTATTCCACTTCAACATACCCTCCTAA
- the LOC115755733 gene encoding uncharacterized protein LOC115755733: MRKLCPNYDGEDKLETVLEVPIPEEMFAPASKSSNRSWAHMKSWMRPSSHEKSSPAVTVLLGGGRSAELQLLLGVVGAPLVPLPISHRHLHNTHIAASMKNHPIEASMAKYIMQQYVAASGGEQALSAVESMYAMGKVRMAASEMCSGEEGKAKAAAAAATVKSMRHGVGEVGGFVLWQKRPELWCLELVVPGCKISAGSDGKVAWRQTPWHHSHASRGPPRPLRRFLQGLDPRSTSDLFSNSVCIGEKAINDEDCFVLKLEAEPSTLRARSSSNVEIIRHTLWGYFSQRTGLLVQLEDTHLLRIKSLSSESIYWETTMESLIQDYRTIDGINIAHSGRTSVSLFRFGENSESHSRTRMEEVWAIEEVDFNIKGLSMDCFLPPADLKKEEDTCGVVPSHARVPFSVRSSSTKMSASKVVALDVDIDDSCDPERDEEP; this comes from the exons ATGAGGAAGCTGTGTCCGAACTACGATGGGGAAGACAAGCTCGAGACCGTGCTTGAGGTCCCCATCCCGGAGGAGATGTTCGCTCCCGCGAGCAAATCCTCGAACAGGTCGTGGGCGCACATGAAGTCCTGGATGCGACCGTCGAGCCACGAGAAGTCCTCCCCGGCGGTGACCGTCCTCCTCGGCGGAGGGCGGAGCGCCGAGCTCCAGCTCCTCCTCGGCGTCGTCGGAGCTCCGCTGGTCCCTCTCCCCATAAGTCACCGCCACCTCCACAACACCCACATCGCCGCGAGCATGAAAAATCACCCCATC GAAGCATCGATGGCCAAGTACATAATGCAACAGTACGTGGCGGCGTCGGGAGGCGAGCAGGCGCTGAGCGCGGTGGAGAGCATGTACGCCATGGGGAAAGTGAGGATGGCCGCGTCGGAGATGTGCTCCGGCGAAGAGGGCAAGGcgaaggcggcggcggcagcggcgaccGTGAAGAGCATGAGGCACGGGGTCGGGGAGGTGGGCGGGTTCGTGCTGTGGCAGAAGAGGCCTGAGCTGTGGTGCCTCGAGCTGGTGGTCCCCGGCTGCAAGATCAGCGCCGGCAGCGACGGCAAGGTGGCGTGGCGGCAGACGCCGTGGCACCACTCCCACGCCTCCCGCGGGCCGCCCCGGCCTCTCCGCCGGTTCTTGCAG GGTCTCGATCCGAGGTCCACGTCGGACTTGTTCTCCAACTCGGTCTGCATCGGCGAAAAGGCGATCAACGATGAAGACTGCTTCGTCCTCAAGCTCGAAGCTGAGCCTTCCACGCTACGGGCCAGAAGCAGCAGCAATGTCGAGATAATCCGGCACACGCTGTGGGGCTACTTCAGCCAGAGGACCGGCCTCTTGGTCCAATTGGAAGACACTCACCTCCTAAGAATCAAGTCGTTGAGCTCCGAGAGCATCTACTGGGAGACGACCATGGAGTCCCTGATCCAGGACTACCGGACCATCGATGGTATAAACATCGCTCACTCCGGTAGGACGTCGGTGTCCTTGTTTAGGTTCGGTGAGAACTCAGAGAGCCATTCCAGGACGCGGATGGAAGAGGTTTGGGCCATCGAGGAGGTGGACTTCAACATCAAGGGGTTGTCGATGGACTGTTTCTTGCCACCGGCTGAtctgaagaaggaggaggacacATGCGGGGTTGTGCCGAGCCATGCGCGAGTCCCATTCAGCGTTCGGTCGAGCTCCACGAAGATGAGCGCTTCGAAAGTCGTTGCTTTGGACGTCGACATCGACGACTCGTGCGATCCAGAAAGAGATGAAGAGCCGTAG